From Chryseobacterium gallinarum, one genomic window encodes:
- a CDS encoding MarR family winged helix-turn-helix transcriptional regulator translates to MNVINEAGILAISTRLHRLSEQLRKDGAMIYKAFGIDFELKWFPVIFTIYKKEIAGVVEIANEIGYTHPSTISLLKELEKLELIQWEKDKQDERKRLFKLTYKGSELIEKMKPVWELMSQVLGDIADNPNNLLAAINEAEGKIASQSFYQRVLQYKNSK, encoded by the coding sequence ATGAATGTTATCAACGAAGCAGGAATTCTTGCCATATCAACAAGGTTGCACCGGCTCAGTGAACAATTGAGAAAGGATGGTGCCATGATTTATAAAGCGTTCGGAATTGATTTTGAACTTAAATGGTTTCCGGTCATTTTTACCATCTATAAAAAAGAAATAGCGGGAGTCGTTGAAATCGCCAACGAAATAGGCTATACACATCCTTCCACAATAAGCCTGCTCAAAGAACTTGAAAAACTGGAGCTGATACAATGGGAAAAGGATAAGCAGGATGAACGGAAAAGGTTGTTTAAGCTGACTTATAAAGGGAGCGAGCTTATTGAGAAAATGAAGCCGGTCTGGGAACTGATGTCTCAGGTTTTGGGGGATATTGCAGACAACCCGAACAACTTATTGGCTGCTATTAACGAAGCTGAAGGGAAAATTGCCAGTCAATCTTTTTATCAGAGGGTTTTGCAGTATAAAAATTCAAAGTAA
- a CDS encoding GNAT family N-acetyltransferase, translating to MELKIQPIGNSYSDQAIDLILNIQQKEFNIPVTLEDQPDLAAIEHFYHEKGGHFWGAFIEGELVGTIALLKFDKHAGAIRKMFVKKEFRGKELNIAQALLEVLISFCHENQINELYLGTITVLKAAQRFYERNFFVSIEKEKLPPLFPLMSADNIFYHLSIH from the coding sequence ATGGAACTAAAGATTCAACCCATCGGCAATTCATATTCAGATCAGGCGATTGATCTTATTCTGAATATCCAGCAAAAGGAATTTAATATTCCTGTTACATTAGAGGATCAACCGGATCTGGCAGCAATAGAGCACTTTTACCATGAAAAAGGAGGGCATTTCTGGGGGGCTTTTATAGAAGGAGAACTGGTAGGCACTATTGCCTTGCTGAAATTTGACAAGCACGCAGGAGCTATCAGGAAAATGTTTGTGAAAAAGGAATTCAGGGGAAAAGAACTGAATATTGCCCAGGCTCTACTGGAAGTTTTAATCTCTTTCTGTCATGAAAATCAAATCAACGAACTGTATTTGGGAACCATAACGGTATTAAAAGCAGCTCAGCGATTCTATGAACGTAACTTTTTTGTTTCAATAGAGAAAGAGAAGCTCCCGCCTCTGTTTCCTTTAATGAGTGCAGACAATATTTTTTATCATTTATCTATCCATTGA
- a CDS encoding DUF5993 family protein gives MMALPFLSFALAFWLGSKNRKKSAIIAFVVSIVLIVVLAKYHITDPLNLQF, from the coding sequence ATGATGGCATTACCCTTTCTTTCATTTGCCCTGGCATTCTGGCTAGGTTCTAAAAACCGTAAAAAATCTGCAATTATAGCATTCGTGGTAAGCATTGTACTTATTGTTGTACTGGCAAAGTATCATATCACAGACCCACTCAACCTCCAATTTTAA
- a CDS encoding disulfide bond formation protein B, translating to MNNHTIAYINISGILIISAILSGAYYFQFIMHEHPCPLCLLQRLCFLGVMFGLFLNLKFGFNSAHYGISILSALLGAGISYRQILLHICPSPTDFGFGTPVLGMHLYTWALIAFLTGILVIAFLMLFPKQFEKTEDHTLNPIFDFLSGIAFTLCFLLALTNGIATFFECGIGFCPDNPDSYMIFKGQWG from the coding sequence ATGAACAATCACACTATTGCTTATATTAATATTTCAGGAATATTAATCATCTCTGCTATTTTATCGGGTGCTTATTATTTTCAGTTTATTATGCATGAACATCCATGTCCTTTATGTTTACTGCAGAGATTATGCTTCCTTGGAGTTATGTTTGGGCTGTTTTTAAATTTAAAATTTGGATTTAATTCTGCTCACTATGGGATATCTATCCTGAGTGCATTATTAGGGGCCGGGATTTCTTACCGTCAAATATTATTGCATATATGCCCAAGTCCAACGGATTTTGGCTTTGGAACCCCTGTTTTAGGAATGCATCTTTATACCTGGGCATTAATTGCCTTTTTAACGGGTATACTGGTCATTGCTTTTTTAATGTTATTTCCAAAGCAATTCGAAAAAACGGAAGATCATACACTCAATCCTATTTTCGATTTTTTATCAGGCATCGCTTTTACACTCTGTTTTCTGCTGGCTCTTACCAACGGAATTGCTACTTTTTTTGAATGCGGAATCGGATTCTGCCCCGATAATCCTGATTCTTATATGATCTTTAAAGGACAATGGGGATAA
- a CDS encoding efflux transporter outer membrane subunit, with protein sequence MKSLLNIIKGITFSVFILGAITSCMARKEYERPKGVVDEKLFRTDMLPSDSTNMADISWKEIFTDPILQGHISKALDNNLDIRIALQSINSAEAYLKQSKAAYLPTLTVGPNYTFQTQSINTQFGQIIGERRYVNQFDITATLGWEADLWGKLKAQEKAQIATYLGTVAAHKAVKSSLVASIASAYYQLLTFDAQKKIITKTIEVREKNLETTRALKTAGTLTEVAVQQSEALVFNAKSLLIDIDTQIQLLENTMSLLMGEPSHTIERSTLEGQKLPLDLKLGYPAQLLANRPDVMRAEYNLMNAFELTNAAKAQFYPTLKITGSGGVQSVDIDHLFSVNSLFANVVAGLAQPILNKRQIKTNYDVSLANQETAYLNFRKTVLTAGKEVSDAIRVFSVQDSFIELKQKELDAYKKSVDYSQELVNYGMANYLEVLNASVNSLNAELNISNAQYNKMKAGVELYQALGGGWK encoded by the coding sequence ATGAAGAGTTTATTAAACATCATAAAAGGAATAACTTTCTCCGTCTTCATATTGGGAGCCATTACATCCTGTATGGCCAGAAAAGAATATGAAAGACCGAAGGGTGTGGTCGACGAAAAGCTTTTCCGTACAGATATGCTTCCTTCGGACAGTACCAATATGGCGGATATTTCATGGAAAGAAATCTTTACAGATCCTATTTTACAGGGACACATTTCCAAAGCACTGGACAATAACCTGGATATCAGGATTGCCCTGCAGAGCATTAATTCAGCTGAAGCTTATCTTAAGCAGAGTAAAGCAGCCTATTTGCCGACACTTACGGTAGGGCCCAATTATACCTTTCAGACACAGTCTATCAATACCCAGTTTGGGCAGATTATCGGGGAAAGACGTTATGTCAACCAATTTGATATTACGGCCACGCTGGGCTGGGAAGCCGATCTCTGGGGAAAACTGAAAGCCCAGGAGAAAGCCCAGATTGCTACCTATCTCGGAACTGTGGCAGCACATAAAGCGGTAAAAAGTAGCCTTGTAGCTTCAATTGCCTCTGCCTATTATCAGTTGCTGACGTTCGATGCCCAGAAAAAGATCATCACGAAAACCATTGAAGTGCGTGAGAAAAACCTGGAAACAACCAGGGCATTAAAAACTGCAGGAACCCTTACAGAAGTGGCAGTACAGCAGAGTGAAGCTCTTGTCTTCAATGCAAAGTCTTTGCTGATCGATATTGATACGCAAATTCAACTGTTGGAAAACACAATGAGTTTATTAATGGGAGAACCTTCACATACCATTGAAAGATCTACTTTAGAAGGGCAGAAGCTTCCGCTTGATTTGAAGTTGGGATATCCTGCTCAATTATTAGCCAACCGTCCTGATGTAATGAGAGCAGAATATAATCTGATGAATGCTTTTGAGCTTACCAATGCTGCAAAAGCCCAGTTTTATCCGACATTGAAAATTACAGGAAGCGGTGGAGTACAGTCAGTAGATATTGATCATCTGTTCAGTGTAAATTCATTATTTGCCAATGTAGTGGCAGGATTGGCACAGCCGATTCTGAATAAGAGACAGATTAAGACAAATTATGACGTAAGCCTTGCGAACCAGGAGACTGCTTACCTGAATTTCAGAAAAACGGTTCTTACAGCGGGAAAAGAAGTTTCAGACGCTATAAGGGTATTTTCAGTACAGGATTCATTTATTGAATTGAAACAAAAAGAGCTGGATGCCTATAAAAAATCTGTTGACTATTCCCAGGAACTGGTTAACTATGGTATGGCGAATTATCTTGAAGTATTGAATGCAAGCGTCAATTCATTAAATGCAGAACTCAATATATCAAATGCACAATACAATAAAATGAAAGCTGGCGTAGAGCTTTATCAGGCGCTGGGCGGAGGCTGGAAATAA
- a CDS encoding efflux RND transporter permease subunit, with protein sequence MIKNFINRPVLSTVISILIVILGILGLVSLPVTQYPDIAPPTVSVTTNYTGANAETVMKSVVVPLEEQINGVEGMDYITSSAGNDGSANIQIFFKQGIDPDIAAVNVQNRVARATPLLPAEVTRSGVVTQKQQTSALMYMSFYSENKDLDDVFLQNFLNINIIPNLKRVNGVGDANVFGGKNYSMRIWLDPAKMAAYGVTPADVTNAINEQSREAAAGSIGQNSGSSFEYIIKYVGKFNDKGQYDNIIIKALKDGQNLMLKDVAKVELAGQSYTGIGENGNNPSISMGIFQTPGSNAQEIIKNIKAYLKSAESTFPQGIKYTFNFDTNEFLEASIDKVVHTLIEAFILVFIVVYIFLQDFRSTLIPAIAVPVSIVGAFFFLNLFGYSLNLLTLFALVLAIGIVVDDAIVVVEAVHAKMEHGIADAKKATVEAMDEITGAIISITLVMASVFIPVTFIKGPTGVFYQQFGITLIVAIVISAINALTLSPVLCSLFLKPHAEHHEKYQSMNFMQKFFYKFNIAFKTTTERYGRGFVFLLRHKWVTLVIFAVTGGILYWASGTMKKGFVPTEDRGIIFTDVQLPPGSSMERTYNVLKTLQKNAMKVPGVQNVTISTGRGFLSGNGSNNGLAFIKLKPFDERKKDGQTSEDITKKLFGISGSVPDAKVVFFQPPSVPGFGSSAGFEMVLLDKSGGEYAELDAKTNEFIGKLMQRPEIEFAQTSFNTRYPQYQMDINVPLAKQLGVSVSDILSTMQGYIGGIYTADFTKYGKQFRVMVQALPDNRKSVDNLNELYVRTGSGVMSPISQFVTLSKAYGPQSVSRYNLFTSVKITGANSAGFSSGDAIAAVQQVAGETLNQNYAVEFTGLSREELASGSQTLLIFALSLIFVYFILSAQYESYILPLIVVISLPLGVMGAYFGQKIMGLENNIYFQIALIMLVGLLAKNAILIVEFAIQRRHHGETIVMSAINAAKARLRPILMTSFAFIFGLLPLVLASGIGAVGNRSIATGAAIGLLIGTILGLFVIPVLFVIFETLQEKIKPIKKEDINLAE encoded by the coding sequence ATGATAAAAAACTTTATTAACAGACCGGTTTTATCTACCGTAATCTCAATTTTGATTGTGATTCTCGGTATTTTAGGACTTGTCTCGTTACCGGTTACACAGTATCCGGATATTGCACCTCCTACGGTAAGTGTTACTACCAACTATACGGGAGCCAATGCGGAAACAGTCATGAAAAGTGTTGTTGTTCCTTTGGAGGAACAGATCAACGGGGTGGAAGGAATGGATTATATTACTTCTTCTGCCGGAAATGATGGTTCTGCGAATATTCAGATCTTCTTTAAACAGGGAATTGATCCTGATATTGCTGCGGTAAACGTACAGAACCGTGTTGCCAGGGCAACTCCTTTATTGCCTGCCGAGGTAACCCGTTCAGGGGTTGTAACACAGAAACAACAGACAAGTGCCCTGATGTATATGTCTTTCTATTCTGAAAATAAAGATCTGGATGATGTATTTCTTCAGAACTTTTTGAATATCAATATTATTCCTAATTTAAAAAGGGTGAATGGTGTAGGGGATGCTAACGTTTTCGGAGGTAAAAACTATTCAATGAGAATCTGGTTGGATCCCGCAAAAATGGCAGCTTACGGAGTGACACCTGCTGATGTAACCAACGCGATCAATGAGCAGAGTAGAGAAGCCGCCGCCGGTTCTATCGGGCAAAACAGCGGAAGCTCTTTTGAATATATCATTAAATATGTAGGTAAGTTCAACGATAAGGGGCAGTATGATAATATCATCATCAAGGCTCTTAAAGATGGGCAGAATCTAATGTTGAAAGATGTCGCCAAAGTGGAACTGGCAGGACAGTCTTACACGGGGATCGGGGAAAACGGAAACAATCCTTCCATCAGTATGGGGATTTTCCAGACACCGGGCTCCAATGCACAGGAAATCATTAAAAACATCAAAGCTTACCTGAAATCAGCGGAAAGCACTTTCCCGCAGGGGATTAAATATACATTCAACTTTGATACCAATGAATTCCTCGAGGCCTCTATTGATAAGGTAGTACATACTTTGATTGAGGCATTTATCCTGGTATTTATTGTGGTATATATTTTCCTTCAGGACTTCAGGTCTACATTAATTCCGGCCATTGCCGTTCCGGTATCTATTGTGGGAGCTTTCTTCTTCCTGAACCTGTTTGGATACTCGTTAAACCTCCTGACGTTATTTGCTTTGGTGCTGGCCATTGGTATTGTGGTGGATGACGCCATTGTAGTCGTCGAAGCTGTCCATGCGAAAATGGAGCATGGTATTGCTGATGCCAAAAAAGCAACGGTAGAAGCGATGGACGAAATTACAGGAGCTATCATCTCTATTACCCTGGTAATGGCATCGGTATTCATTCCGGTAACGTTTATCAAAGGACCTACAGGGGTGTTTTACCAGCAGTTCGGGATTACACTGATTGTGGCGATCGTAATTTCTGCCATCAATGCATTGACACTGAGCCCGGTTTTATGTTCTTTATTTCTGAAGCCCCACGCGGAACATCATGAAAAGTATCAGAGCATGAATTTTATGCAGAAGTTCTTCTATAAATTTAATATTGCTTTTAAAACAACGACTGAACGTTACGGTAGAGGATTTGTTTTCCTGTTGAGACATAAATGGGTAACCTTGGTTATTTTTGCTGTTACCGGTGGTATTTTATACTGGGCAAGTGGAACAATGAAGAAAGGTTTCGTTCCTACGGAAGACAGAGGGATTATATTTACGGATGTACAGCTTCCTCCGGGTTCTTCTATGGAAAGAACTTATAATGTGCTGAAAACGCTTCAGAAAAATGCGATGAAAGTTCCGGGAGTACAAAATGTTACCATATCTACAGGTAGAGGTTTCTTATCAGGAAACGGTAGCAATAACGGTCTTGCCTTTATCAAACTCAAACCGTTTGATGAAAGGAAAAAAGATGGCCAGACTTCTGAAGATATTACCAAAAAATTATTTGGAATTTCAGGATCAGTTCCTGATGCTAAAGTAGTATTCTTTCAACCTCCAAGTGTACCAGGTTTCGGGAGTAGCGCAGGTTTTGAGATGGTGTTACTGGATAAATCAGGAGGTGAATATGCAGAGCTGGATGCGAAGACGAACGAATTCATCGGTAAACTGATGCAGAGACCTGAAATTGAATTTGCCCAGACATCGTTCAACACAAGATATCCTCAATACCAGATGGACATCAATGTTCCCCTGGCAAAGCAGCTCGGCGTTTCTGTAAGCGATATCCTGTCAACCATGCAAGGCTATATAGGAGGAATTTACACGGCGGACTTTACCAAGTATGGAAAGCAGTTCAGGGTAATGGTTCAGGCTCTTCCTGATAACAGAAAGAGTGTTGATAATCTTAATGAGCTGTATGTAAGAACAGGTTCAGGAGTGATGTCACCTATTTCCCAGTTTGTAACCCTTTCAAAGGCATACGGTCCTCAGTCAGTAAGCCGTTATAATCTCTTTACTTCCGTGAAGATTACAGGAGCAAACTCTGCGGGATTCAGTTCCGGGGATGCAATTGCTGCTGTGCAGCAGGTGGCCGGAGAAACGTTAAACCAGAATTATGCGGTTGAGTTTACAGGATTATCCAGAGAAGAGCTGGCATCAGGGTCACAGACATTACTGATCTTTGCTTTAAGTTTAATTTTCGTATACTTTATTCTTTCTGCACAATATGAAAGTTATATCCTACCGCTGATTGTTGTTATTTCACTTCCTTTAGGGGTAATGGGTGCTTATTTCGGACAGAAGATCATGGGCTTGGAAAATAACATTTATTTCCAGATTGCCTTGATCATGCTCGTCGGGTTATTGGCGAAAAATGCCATCCTTATTGTAGAATTTGCGATCCAGAGAAGGCATCATGGCGAAACTATCGTGATGTCTGCCATCAATGCTGCAAAAGCAAGGCTAAGGCCGATTCTGATGACTTCATTTGCTTTTATCTTCGGTTTATTACCGCTGGTTCTGGCGAGTGGAATCGGAGCTGTAGGTAACCGTTCGATTGCGACAGGAGCAGCTATTGGATTGCTGATAGGAACCATTTTAGGACTTTTTGTAATTCCGGTATTGTTTGTCATTTTTGAAACATTACAGGAAAAAATCAAACCTATCAAGAAAGAAGATATCAATTTAGCAGAATAA